The window CCTGGAGGAACTATTGCTCATGGAGCCCTTTCAGGTAATCTACTGGAAGGTGTATCTCAAGGTACAGGCTATACAGTTAAAAGAGATGGAGTAGCAAGTCCTGTTGGCATTGCATATGCCGTCTATGGTCCAGCTGCTATAGCACTAGAAGGAGCAGAAGTTAAAGGTCATGCCTATTCAACGGATGTTGCTCATGGACATATTACGGCTGCTCCTGCTGCTGTTGCGTATGCATTTCATGGACCAGATTCTGTTGTAATAGAAGGAGGTGGGGTCAAAGGTCATAAATATTCTACTGAGGTTGTTCACGGGGCTGCCGTAGCTGATCTTGCTAATGTTGAATATCCTGCTCAAGGGCCAGGAAGTAATGTATTTGTAGGGGGTGAAATCAAAGGCCATGCTTATTCAACCAACGTTGCTCATGGTACAGCCCTTGATGTTCCTGTTGCTGTTGAAGCTACTCCGTTTAGTGGATACTCCTATGCTAGTGATGTACGTCATGGAGCTGCTGCTGCAACTGTGGCAGTTGGTGATCCAGTCGTTGTTGAAAGTGCTCACATCAAAGGATCCTCTTATGCCAATGAAGTAAGCCACGGAACTATTGTTCCTGCTGCTATTGCAGTTGGTGGTAAAGTTGCTGTTGAAGGTGAGCCCATTAGTGGATTCTCTTATGCCAGTGAAATAAGCCATGGAGGTGCTGCCCCTGCTCCTGTTGCAGTTGGTGGTCCAGTTGCTGTAGAAGGTGAGCCCATTAGTGGATTCTCTTATGCCAGTGAAGTAAGCCATGGAGGTGCTGCCCCTGCTCCTGTTGCAGTTGGTGGTCCAGTTGCTGTAGAAGGTGAGCCCATTAGTGGATTCTCTTATGCCAGTGAAATAAGCCATGGAGGTGCTGCCTCTGCTCCTGTTGCAGTTGGTGGTCCAGTTGCTGTAGAAGGTGAGCCCATTAGTGGATTCTCTTATGCCAGTGAAGTAAGCCATGGAGGTGCTGCCCTGCTCCTGTTGCAGTTGGTGGTCCAGTTGCTGTAGAAGGTGAGCCCATTAGTGGATTCTCTTATGCCAGTGAAGTAAGCCATGGAGGTGCTGCCTCTGCTCCTGTTGCAGTTGGTGGTCCAGTTGCTGTAGAAAGTGAGCCCATTAGTGGATTCTCTTATGCCAGTGAAGTAAGCCATGGAGGTGCTGCCCCTGCTGCAATTGCAGTCGGTGGTCCAGTTGCTGTTGGAGGTGAACCCATTAGTGGGGTCTCTTATGCCAGTAAAGTAAGCCATGGAGGTGCTGCCCCTGCTGCTATTGCAGTTGGTGGTCCAGTTGCTGTAGAAGGTGAGCCCATTAGTAGATTCTCTTATGCCAGTGAAGTAAGCCATGGAGGTGCTGCCCCTGCTCCTGTTGCAGTTGGTGGTCCAGTTGCTGTAGAAGGTGAGCCCATTAGTGGATTCTCTTATGCCAGTGAAGTAAGCCATGGAGGTGCTGCCCCTGCTCCTGTTGCAGTTGGTGGTCCAGTTGCTGCAGAAGGTGAGCCCATTAGTGGATTCTCTTATGCCAGTGAAGTAAGCCATGGAGGTGCTGCCCCTGCTCCTGTTGCAGTTGGTGGTCCAGTTGCTGTAGAAGGTGAGCCCATTAGTGGATTCTCTTATGCCAGTGAAGTAAGCCATGGAGGTACTGCCCCTGCTGCAATTGCAGTCGGTGGTTCAGTTGCTGTTGAAGGTGAGCCCATTAGTGGATTCTCTTATGCCAGTGAAGTAAGTCATGGAGGTGCTGCTCCTGCTGCTATTGCAGTCGGTGGTCCAGTTGCTGTTGAAGGTGAACCCACTAGCGGATTCTCTTATGCCAGTAAAGTAAGCCATGGAAGTGCTGCTTCTGCTGCTGCTGTTGTTGGTGATCCAGCTGCTGTTGCTGTTAAAGGTGTCCCTATTAGTAGATACTCATATTCCAGTGATGTAGGACATCGAGTTGCTGCGCATGATGCACTTGCTGTTGAAGATCCATCTTTGATAGGTTATTCGTATTCTTCTGCAATTGGTCATGATGCAGGTGCTATGGCTTTTGGAGGTGTTGGCTCTGTTGCTATTGGAACCTCTGGAGCAGTTGCAGTTGATGGACCTGCTGTAAAGGGTTATGCATATTCTTCTGAAGTTGGACATGCTGGTGGAGTTACAGTTGCTGGCCCTGCTTCATATGGTGTTGGTGTGGTTGCTGTTGATGGATCTGCTGTGAAGAGTCATTCCTATTCTTCTGATGTCAGACATGCTGGTGGACCAGCAGTTGCAGATCCTGCTGGATATGGTGTTGGTGAAATTGCAATTGATGGATCTGCTGTAAAGGGTTATTCATACTCTTCCGAAGTTGGACATGCTGGTAGAGTTACAGTTGCTGGCCCTGCTTCATATGGTGTTGGTGTGCTTGCTGTTGATGGACCTGCTGTGAAAAGTTATTCCTATTCTTCTGATGTTGGAGCTGTTGGTGGTACAGCTGTAGCTGAGCCAACTGTGTATGCTGTTAAAGGTGGAGCACTTCACGGATTTTTCTACAGCGGTGATGTCGCAGCTCCTCACGTTTCAGCCATTACAGGCCCTATTGATGGCAAAAGCTTGTTTTCTCACACAGCCGAAAGTGTTCCTGTAGAGGTTTTATCCCTACGAAAGTCTGTTGAAGTCCATTAAGgaagattaaatttattttcatcaccTAAAACTGTGAACTGATTATGTCTAATAAATGGCAgctaataaaataacacataatattatcGTTTTTGCCCTGAAAAATGTTGCTAAAGTATGTcctaaaagaaaatttttaatatCTGAATCTACCTGTCTTCTGCAGTCTTCAGTCTTCATAAATGACAAATGCACTTCGCTTATGAACTTCTCTTGTGTAAAAGtctattgtataaaatatttcatttttaaattgttttatcaaaAGCTCATGTCCTAACAAGAAGTGAATAACAAGATTACACTGCAGTCTTTGTTGTACGATAGACTTAATATAGAAACAGtttctatcaataaatatttacacaaaattattCACTACTTACTTTTCAGTAAATTTATTCACGTGAAGAAGCGCTAAAAACtatggttttaataataattttcgtGTGAACCAACTTTTATTCAGTTTAGTGTAAAAaactgtgtaaaagaaatcatattatattaaattaataagccggaatatttatttccaaaataacATTAGCTACAGAACACAAAATATCACCAAATCACATTAATGTAGTTTtgctaaattaaataaaactgtcattattttcattttgtcacAAATTTATCATAAGtgtaaacagtaattataatttgAGATGAATCGAAAGTTTTAACTTAGACGTGGTAATTATTTATCTTGTTAAGATAGTGAGTTGCAAAAGAATACgtgttacaatttatttatttgttattgttttgttgtttttttagcagAAGGAGGTCCATATCAAAATTGTTAGgtcaaatatatgtaatattaatttcttaattaagcacaaagctacagaatgggctatctgtgctctgcccaccacgggtatcgaaacccggatgttagcgttggaagtccccagacataccgatgagccactggggggctataaTATTATTAGGTTCAATGCAGTATGTAAAAGTATGTTAGTAGCATTATAGGCCTACCTAAGTCGACTAAATTTATGAATGTATTTTCCTCGTAATGTTAATACTATTCTGGATTACAATATATAGGCCTATTTTTCCATTGTTTTTCTAATTACAGTaatcgaaaacaaaaacaataaatataaataatttcatgatAACTTTTAGGATTGATCTTTCTTCACTTCATGTTTCTGACCCCCTCCTTTCCTCTAAATGGTTCAGTCTGAAGACTTGTAACTCTAAAAATCTGGCTATAATACCACCCATGTAAGTCACACGTTAACTTTGTGCTTAGTCATAAACAACCACTTTAATTAACTGTACTGTCAACAAACACAGTTTCTAATCATAAGACTAACCTGCCGATTTCCTAGTTCTTCTGAATGatgaataaaattaattcaagttcaaaacaaatgatagtaataaataattggtgttgaaataaataaataatattgtattattaataattactccAATTATTGTTTTCCAATTGTgactagggatttacaacgcggTAGACACACCAGTCAGTCCAATGCGTCTTTTCTTTgaagcaaacaaatataaatcaatCAATTCTTAGTTTTAACtgaatcacattaaaaattaaatttcaccCACTTAATATAGTTCACACCCTCACAGTTTTTATTAATGCAATTTGataacacaaatatttcaattattacttTTCTCTTGAATCCCGATTAGTCTGACGAGCTCAGGTACTGGTTGAAATATTAGTAATGGATACTTAGCATTGTTGATATATTGTTATACACTTTCCTTTGCTTTCACtcttaaattatttgaattttcattatttcaaaaaatgCAGCTTCGATCATTATTTAGCCCCtactatctatctatctataggtgtttgggtatatgtatttgtatacccaggagggtcaggtacactaaaCCTCTTActccttccattactttgttggaatggactgattaatactgaagtaataacataacttaaacctggtccttttcagggcaatgtccatttatatttttctttcatttttttaaattatatatatatatattaagtctagaacgtaggtggctgttttattttagcactattttactgttattattattattttaaatttgatttaatcTTAAAGATcagtttaacggggagaggtgttggAAGCAATAGCACCTTGGATATTGATATGTTGTACTGTGAATTTATCCTTGTTTAACAGAGTTCATTTGTTGTAGGtatttttggatgtttttcataaatattttaatgattatgtctgttagactgttttcattatttagaGTTGTGTATTCTGTCAATATTTCAGAGAAGGTGGAAGTAATGGCATTGGTTAGTGTGTTTTCAATGTTCGTAGGtgtggttttgtgtgtgtcttcATTTGTTTTAGGTAAATCTTCATTACTTGTTGATGACATTTCCTGCATGAATGATGTTTTCTTAACTACTGCAGCAtatgagtttgtttgtgtgtttgtgttttgtggtGTTTGAGTAGTAGTTAATTTTGATTGttcttggattttgtttgtttctggctTGTTCatgtttggatttttaagttcGAATAAGTGTGCCttaattgatttgtatttttggcatcctttgtaatttgccgtgtgttcttccccacaattgcagcatttagGTTTGGGTTTAGTTTGGCACATTGAGATATGTGGCGATTTTCTCCACAGCCTACACAGCGCGcagttgcttggcatgctgctgctagaTGTCCAAACGTTTGGCATTGGTAACACTGTGTTACAACCACTGATGGTGATTTGGTTTGTTCTACCGTGTATTTGTGGTATCACATTGTAATACCATTATTTATTAGCTGGGTTATGTCTTgggtattgtctgtaactactttaATTAAGTTTGAtggttttttgttaaatttgaaattatgcgttccactgaaatgtgttttatggtTTGTTCACTTAGTGcttccttaatgtcatctatgtCGATAGAGTGGTGCAACCCCCGGATTTCTAAAGATTTGGGTGTTGGCCTAGCTCCAAGCAAGTGTATAATTATGTTTCCTGTTGAAAAACCGCCTGAAGGCAATTCTTTCAATAATCTTTTTAAATCAGCGAGTTCCTGTCTTTGAACGAGGACTCCGCCGCGAGGCAGACGCTTAATGTTCGTAATGTTAGTCTTAGGTTTACACCTGAATATTTCCGTTGCTAGTTGTGGCTGGTTGTAATTTCCGCGTATGCCTTGTATGATAATGgcgtttttttgtaatttaaatgcattttttgtgtatgtttctatatttgttggtgtttgtttttcttgttttttctgacTTCTAGTCTTCACTAGTGTGAAGCCTTAGTCGTCAGAACCAGCTTCATCTCGTTCcgaatttgtgtttgtttcaatatCCAGAGTGGGGTTTTTAATACTTTTTGCAACTAGTTGTTGGATTTTTACTGTTTATCAATGTAGCCTCATAATTCGACAGCAgttgaatttatattttctttagttattttgtatatattttctttttttcctagcTCTCATATTACTAACTTTCACTGGGGAGGTTTTAAATTTTAGATCTTTTTTTGCaagttgtattaatgttttaattttaaattatcatttactaTTTGGCCATCTAtactagacttactttttgttGCTGTTGAGCACGGACCTTGTCCTTCCATATTCGATACCATTGCATCGTTCAACTTGCCTGTCTGCTTTGGCATTCCGGCCGGTATGGCACGTATCTTCGACCTTTTCTTCTAATTTACTGATGAGTAGCCCAgataaaattatatcaatttataGGTTCTCGAAAAACGGAAATAGGTAATAGAGCACGTAAAACTTAGGAGCCTAAACAATTATGTCCTTACTCGTCTCTCGCCAATCTCAGAATTCCGCGCTCCTActatattgcttgtttgtttgttttgaatttcgcaaaaagctactcgagggctttatgcgctagccgtccctaatttagcagtgtaagactagagggaaggttgctagtcatcaccacccaccgccaactcttgggatactcttttaccaacgaatagtgggattgtctgtcacattataacgctcacacggctaaaaaagcgagcatgtttggcgcgagggggatgcgaacccgcgaccctcggattacgagtcgcacgccataatctacctagccatgccgggcctactataTTGTAAACTACCGTTTAGCCCGTCAAAAATAAGAGTGCAAGTACTACCACGCCCAACCTATGATATACACTAACCTCACATTTCACGACTAACTGAAATAAATCGATTTTGTGAAAAATAGTCCACAACAAAATGGTAAGCTTGCTCCTTCCGGGTTTTAAGAAAATCGAATAAGAAACAGATACTGAGAAACTGGAAAgctgttgtatttttaaaattatttaaacaaccAGACACAACACATTTGAAAGCTCGCTTCTTCTATGTTTGTAAAAGTTCTTTAAGTAATATCTTCTTTCTTACTGCTTCTGAATCTGTTATTCATTCTTCCTTCATCTATCAAAACAGTTGTTCAGCGATATCATTTTAAGCGATATTAAAACAGTTGCTTATTTGTATAGCTAGCTTTCTCCGACCCGTCACAAATTGTTCCCCTTCAtcataaaatcaacaaaaaatcAATAAGAATGGTGCAACTTAAATTAAAATGGCTCATGAGTGTCACAAAGGATAAAATTCGCAAATGGCAtttatatcaggtcatctcataagtaataTCTGAAAATTTAATAGAAAACGTGCATCATaatctgtctttgtagaaggctttaatgactaaaatatgtagtagaagatgtataaaaatgttcagacaaataaaataaagtaacctaacttcactttttcagatcattaatcaaataaacccttatgaagatagGTGTGTCTGatgagcacattagacatatataatactttatgagtctaaaaaaagcaatagtgcagcagaaactacaagaaacattcaaggtgtttatggtgcggagccTCTCAGTTAAAGAAAATGTCGAAAATGGTTTCAAAACTTCAGATCAGgtaactacagcttaagtgatgctccACGTTCagatcgtcctgttgagtttaatgacgaTAACTAGTCTGCACTTGATAAAGATTtgctgtaactgttgaagaactagcatagaaacttaattcaacccattcaacaattCACCGTCATCTaaaacagcttgaaaaggtgtcagaacttggaaaatgggtcccccatgatttgacaaaagccaaccttagagcaagagtagacatttgcacttctctgcactctcgtgatcgtaacttaccttttttggacaggttagtgactggagatgaagaatggatattttataaaaaatgttaagcgccgcagacaacgGCTCAGTGTAGGTAAACTGGCCAAAGCACAGCCCAAAACGGACCTCCaccataggaaagtcttgttaagcgtttgatgagatattattggggtgatccactttgagttgctgccattcaatgtaacgattacattagatttctactgtcaacagttagagtgcttgaatgttgcattgaaagaaaagaggattgttttgatcaatcgtaaaggtgttgtgtcacaccaggataatgcacgaccCCATACCGTAAGGaccacatctgcaaagattgaagagctagtctgggaaaaactttcacaccttctttattctccagaccttgccccaatCTGATCATTATctgttccaaagtttgcagaactatcttgatggaaaaaagcttggaacacataaagatgtcaaaactaccctctctacattctttttctccaaactccaagaattttatagaagtgggattcagaagcttgtgaatcgttgacaggaagtaatcATAATAATGgagcatacattattgattaaataacattaaaagcgtttgaaattctttcttttttactgaacctaaaatcggacattacttaaaggatggCCTGATACATTTATGTTAGACTAGTTATGCTGGGTAGTAATAAACAGTTCTAGACAGTCGAAGATTAAATCCCCACTAACATAACCTTGTCAAATAATGTcccaaaataaaatgttgaagcaCGCCTGGTTCTTTTATTAAAGTTGTCTTACTCATAAGGCTTTGAGGTGAGTGAAAAATTTTATAAAGCTGAAATGACCAATACAATTTGGTCAATATTTGCCACTGTAAACTGATGTGACCTATACACTTAAAATACATTCTGCACGTTTTAGTCGATGTAATAGCTACAGTTAACATCGTAGTTGTCCTTGTATGCTGATGTGACTAATACAATTAGAGTAGTATTTGTGCGCTTTTAAGTTCGaaacttatatatatagttttgttgctTAGCTACATACACGAACGGAACTTAGCAAAACACAACTAGATTTTTTATATGAGTTAGATTTTACTGACTGCGGTCTAAGCAGGTCTTCAGTAGTATCATTTACCTTATCACCATCATTTTTCGTTCTCTTAAAGATCACGTATTTCATTGGTATCATTTTCACAACTGCTAACGAAACATTTATTCAGAAGTATTAGTTTCTTGATTACCATGAATCACTTATTCACTAGTATTAATTTTGCCATTTCTATAACATCAGTTGTATCATTCTCCTTACTGCTATTGATACAGTTGTTCAGTAAAGTCCTTTTTTTACTGCTGCCTAAAACGTTGTCCACTTGTATACTTCTCCTTAACGCTGTATATAAAGTTGTTCAGCAGTATAATTTTCTTGGGTGCTATTGAAACAGTTGTTCAATAGAATAATTTTCCTCATTATCTTCGAAACAGTTGTTTATTAGTGTCATTATCTCTACTACTATGGAAACAGATGTTAATATAATCATTTAGGACTCTGTGGTTCTTACTGTCGTTGAAACAGTTGATATAATGCATTATTGTTCCTACTGATATTGAAGCTgttgttaaattaaataattttctttgctGGTATCGAAGCAGTTGTCCAGTTGTATCCTTTCTGTAACTGATAGCAAAAGAGTTCTTTACTAATGTCATATTTATCACTGATACACAAACAGAATTTCAATAGTTTTTCTTCACTGAACTCATTATAATTTT of the Tachypleus tridentatus isolate NWPU-2018 chromosome 13, ASM421037v1, whole genome shotgun sequence genome contains:
- the LOC143236305 gene encoding uncharacterized protein LOC143236305; amino-acid sequence: MERESDKTEIIDKISLHFGEEPQFREMKPIILLSFLLTSCLALPHGFKVKPGYALLSAPATVSLSNEETLEGYSVETGIPHGGSIIPGGTIAHGALSGNLLEGVSQGTGYTVKRDGVASPVGIAYAVYGPAAIALEGAEVKGHAYSTDVAHGHITAAPAAVAYAFHGPDSVVIEGGGVKGHKYSTEVVHGAAVADLANVEYPAQGPGSNVFVGGEIKGHAYSTNVAHGTALDVPVAVEATPFSGYSYASDVRHGAAAATVAVGDPVVVESAHIKGSSYANEVSHGTIVPAAIAVGGKVAVEGEPISGFSYASEISHGGAAPAPVAVGGPVAVEGEPISGFSYASEVSHGGAAPAPVAVGGPVAVEGEPISGFSYASEISHGGAASAPVAVGGPVAVEGKPWRCCPAPVAVGGPVAVEGEPISGFSYASEVSHGGAASAPVAVGGPVAVESEPISGFSYASEVSHGGAAPAAIAVGGPVAVGGEPISGVSYASKVSHGGAAPAAIAVGGPVAVEGEPISRFSYASEVSHGGAAPAPVAVGGPVAVEGEPISGFSYASEVSHGGAAPAPVAVGGPVAAEGEPISGFSYASEVSHGGAAPAPVAVGGPVAVEGEPISGFSYASEVSHGGTAPAAIAVGGSVAVEGEPISGFSYASEVSHGGAAPAAIAVGGPVAVEGEPTSGFSYASKVSHGSAASAAAVVGDPAAVAVKGVPISRYSYSSDVGHRVAAHDALAVEDPSLIGYSYSSAIGHDAGAMAFGGVGSVAIGTSGAVAVDGPAVKGYAYSSEVGHAGGVTVAGPASYGVGVVAVDGSAVKSHSYSSDVRHAGGPAVADPAGYGVGEIAIDGSAVKGYSYSSEVGHAGRVTVAGPASYGVGVLAVDGPAVKSYSYSSDVGAVGGTAVAEPTVYAVKGGALHGFFYSGDVAAPHVSAITGPIDGKSLFSHTAESVPVEVLSLRKSVEVH